CAATTTACAATTAGGACTTCGTGCATTTAGTTAGGAATACATTCCAAACAGAATCGGACATTCAggtgtgattaaaaacaaatacattaattCACAAAGTGTTTTGGTCctgttgtaaaaaaatatgcttcTTAAATCGTGTGTAAGAGACACAGAATTGTTGGATTCAAATGTGTGTTGCtaaacagaggaagaaaaacagcaacattttccattttttctcGTCAGTGATACGCCCTCAAGACATACATTCAAGCCATTAAACAACATAACAATCATTTTATAAACATTCTCTTCATGCAGTTCAGTGGAAGTGTCTGATAGCATGTTAGCTGATGAACTCATCATAACGTGACGTCACATCACACTTTTATTTACAAACATTCAGCATCGTTCCAGGCCTCAAATTTACAAGGGAGCTTCATGGATAATGTCACTGCATGCAAACGATATGTGCAAGTGCCTCGTCCACAGTGAACAGCTGGACATGGAGGAAGTGCTGGACAAGGCAAAAAAGTAGCAAAAACTCTCACACGAAACGAAAAACTCTCGATACACACGAATCAAGCACAACAGAACACCTTGCACATAAAATAACCTCAGACTCAGAACACtctctttaacaaaaaaaaaatcacacaaaaaaaaaaaaaaaaaactctcacactTGCACCTAAAATATCTTCCAACAATACCAAAACCTCTCACGGGGACCAAAATCTctctcagttaaaaaaaaaaaaaaaaaaaaaaaaaaaaaaaaaaaaaaaaagataactctCTCATAAATACCAAAAATGCTCACACTCACAAACCTCTctcacaatcacaaaaaaaccccactctcattcacacacatgcacacatgaaaaaaaaccccgcagtcaatacgaaaaataaatattctatagtaACTCTCTCACATAAAAAACTCTCACTCAAAAACTCTCTTATAAAAATCCTCAATAAAACTCATATACCAAGAAACCTATATAAGAGAAAAGGTGGCGGGAGGGActgtgaggatttttttttgaggggtgaATGGAATTTTTGTTCTGCCTGaggtaaatgttatttttggctTACACTGAACCTCATAATTATGCCCCTTCTTTCATCCTATGGAAACAAATTCTCTGACTATAATGACAGCACATTGGCTACGTGGATCCTGTATATATTGAATAGAGCCTATTGAAATCCCCATAAAGCTCGTCTTCATCTTTGGTGCGCCAAAATCCAGTTCAGGCCTCTTGCGTACTGCAGACGATATTGATTTTAGAGGAAGTGCTTGCGTACATTAAAATAAGGGATGCTTAGCTGCCTGACTTTGTGCATGTAGGAACTCATCAGTATAAATGTGTACGTATATTCTAATTGTTTTCCCTTTATACCAAGGACCAAATATCCAAATGTCCCTCAGTGCTACATACAGCTTGAACATGATATGAGGTTTGCCTTTGTTGATTGATTAGTTCtaatttaccattttttttaacccattgtATTATATATTCAAAACAAATTGATTTGATATTTGTGCTTTAAAGTGCCCCAAAGAAGTCTTTGCCTCCTCTTATGCTGCAAACGTACCATTTTAGCAAGCGCAAGATGGTGGACTAGCAATTACCTAAACTCATTAATATGCTTATTCTTATTATATAACTTGCagctggtagaaaaaaaaacaacaaaaaaaacaagaaaatgaatgagagCAGCAAtgacacacacattcacatacaATATTCTGAAAGTGCAAATGATAACAAAATGTCGTAGATCGTTTGAGTTTTCATTTGATGAGAGCGCTATTCAGTTTCTCTACTTAGTGGGAAAGCTCActaaacgagaaaaaaaaaaactacttgaaGGAAGAGGTACAATTTGTTGGCCTGTTTTAAGATTCGCAACACTATATGAAACATACAAATTGTTCCAAATAAAATGAGGGTCTGTATTGTGCgcattaaaacaaatacaaataaaaccaaGTATTCCCAAttggatataaaaaatgtgCGCCTTTGACCCTGTTGCTGCATTTGACAAGGCAAGTGTGGACATTTGTGAAGCTCGGCCGAGGTGTCCGAGGCAGGAAGCGGATTGAGGACGTGTGGGCGAGGAGAGAGGACGAGGTAGTTGTACTTTTCTTATTCTCGTCTCCTCCTCTTTCCTCCTTGGAAGTCGGACAAGCTCGCGCAGAGGCCCGTCCGCGCAGCTCTCGTTAAGGACTTCAGAAGTTCACTTTCAGGGCGGATCCAATTTATTTCCAGACGTGTGCTGTCATGTGCGCTGAACTGGGGGCGGCGGCGCTTCCCGTGGGTTGACTGTTGGCGGGTAAAAGATTCATGCCGGACATGTGCTGAGTCATCTGGAAGACCAGAATGatttaaaccaattaaaacaCACTTGTTAAATATattcttatttaattttaacacacacaaaaaaaacaattgcaatTGTAGTGTCTGTAGACATTCATGActttaagaggcggggcctgGTGGGGTTATTGTGATGTCggcgagtttgtgtgtgagtgtctcAGTGTGAGCTGTGGTCAACAACAGCATCTGCACTTCTAAAAATCTAGCTTACATTCTTTCAGTAATTGATCACTAGGAACTAGTAAGTACCAAAATGTCCACTTGTAGCACTAGTAAGATGGTTTTGACTACTGCAGGTCAAAATTTCAACATTATAATACTAGTAAGTCTTTTGACATCAATACTACTAGGTATGGTACACCTTGCTATACTACAAATAACAGTTAGAATGGGCGCTAGTGGTATTATTGAGAGCCAAAATGTCCACTAGTAGCACTCGAAAGCTGTTTCTGACCTTACTGGTACTACTACTAAAGGTCAAAACCTCTCCTTGTAATACTagtaaatgttgttgttgtttttttatttacatcaagTACGAGTAGTAAGTACCAAAATGTTAAATAACTCTATTactaaaatatgttttactttACTAGTAGCACTAGCCACTAGTGGAAGCCAAAATGTCCACTAGTAGCTGTTTCTGACCTTACTAAAAGCTCAAAATGTGTACTAGTAGTACTACTAAGTATGACTTTTTACATCACTAGTAATACTAGTAAGTTTCGTGCCTACTAATACatctagtaaggtgtttttgacCTTGCGGCTAAAACGTCTACTAGTAAGAACCGCAGCATCAAATAGTAGCACTAGTTAGGGAATTTTGGCCCTtactagtagtactagtaggTGTGCAAAATGTTTACTAGTAGAAGTagtcaaattaatttaatgccttGGGCATTGTGGTACTACTACTGTAGTAAAGTCAAAGATGCTACTAGTGTGTGACACATGCCTACTAGTTAGACCTGGTAGTGCTACTAGTGCAGTACAGTAGTGCACCAGTAAGGGCACTAGTAGGCCAATAATAATGGGGGAAAATATAGTAATACAGTGGTTCTACTAGTTTGTCTTACTAGTTAGGACAAAGACGTGCCTGTCCAATGTTCCACTGCAACTGCTGAGCTCCAAGCGCTTGCTGCTGAGCTAACGGCGTCAAGCTTCCGGCCTGCGGATGCGCCATCATGCCAGCGGCCTGCTGCTGCATCATTATTCCGCTTTGCTGCTGTCCCATCACGCCGGGGTTTTGCTGGTGTCCCATCATGCATTGGGACACCCCGGCCAAGCCGCTTTGGGCTGCCATCAAGCCGTTCTGCTGCTGCCCAATCATGGCAACCTGCGACATGGCCATGGCTCCTCCCATCCCGCCGGCCTGAGCTAGCGAATGGTAAGAACCATACGGATGTGTCGGGTAACCCATTTGGTTCATGTACAAGCCTGCGGGACAAAAATATAGACATCAAATCACGATGTACACTTGTCATAAACTTGTGAGTAGGCGGAGTCGAATGACTTCAATAAAAACTAACCATGAGGGGGCGCCATACTGCTAACGTGCATTGACGGGGTGGAGCCATAAAGGGACAGAATGGAGTCCTTGGACAATTTCCTGAACGTGCCTTCTGGCTTTTTGTGTGGCGGATCCAGGAAGAGGCTGAGGTTTTCAGGCACAGAGGCGGTCACTCTGCTCTGAGGCAAGAAGGTGGAGGCAGCCTGCAGTGATGCACTTTGTTTTAGTAccaaaaaagcaacatttcccAAATAAGACAAGTGTGTATTCCATACTGTGTTCTTTGCGGAAGAAGGATCTGAGAGGTGACTGAAGAGATCCAAGGCAGGGTGCACCGGGTTCGAGACTGCCGGACTCTCGTTGCTGCCTGGAACACCATTGGACACCGCAGGACTTGGCGCAGGAGCATCTAAGAGATATTACAGGAGCCTCGGGATTAGAAATGGGCCTTTTTGGAAGCGGGGGTTCGACTCATTCGTTTAAAGCTTGTAGTCGACTAATCGCTCtttacaggactttcaaattgCCCGTTTCCAGACTATGgtagaaaaatgccttacgtgAAACTGGTCTGTGGTGCAAAAAATGTCAGGGACCTTTACTGTGCTGAAAAATGATCAATGACATCGTTCGTTCATcaacttcaacttcaacttCAAGACAACTTTCCTGTCTTTTGTATCATATTAAGATTGATGATGCTGTAAAtacaggcgattaaaatttgtaatcgtaaATACTTCAATATTCAATGTTCAAATTTTATATCGTTCGAAATGTACACTAACATTttgtttctaagttttcatactcgttAACATAAaaagttggaattttttttaacctaataaaaatatggctgcatcttttcggcattaatacagtaatttaagaataattcacaaaattgagttaaaattataaAGACatcctgtactgtaaaaaaaaaactagtatgataatgatttgtgttgaggctatttttctgccactggatggcataattgcatttgtaagacattggtgacagctcagtgtgtttttcttttcatattaagagctatctaattttaacatgaagcaacttttttaaaattgtaaaatccaacttgaccccagtctccacaaatatatgcaatttcaattccaagtaaggggtggccattaatcgtgcgttaaaaaacAATTCCgccattaaaggaactttaaattaactcaaaatgaacgcactcattttgacaccccgaGTAAATACTGAAACAGACAAAGGGATCGAACCAGACCattgacatccatccattttcttggggtgctggagcctatctcagctggccttgggcagtaggcggggtacaccctggattggttgccagccaatcgcagcccaTTGACAGATTCACTGACAAAAGAGGCATGTTCCACTCTTTCATTTCATATTCTTGTCTCTAATATCTGATACAATACCTAATTCCAGCAAGTCCGTGACACATTGAGAGTCTATCTTCGGGCTGACgtcttttttctgtcaaaacacCAAAAGGATTCAATGAATGCAGCTCATTTGCATAAATCCCATCATTCTTGCAGTGTACttacaattttcattttctcAAACACAACCGGTTCCTTGGGGATGTTCTCGCAGCTCTTTTCTTTCTGCATTCAGAATGTGCTTGTCACGCCTTGAAATATTCCAGTACACTCACCGAGCGGTGACGCCGACTCACCCGCAGCATCTGGATATCAATGACTTTATCCATGTACTTCTTCTTGTCATACTTGTCCCTGATGAAGTTCTCTGCCGACTGGTCGCTCTCGGGGCGCTGGAAGCATTCGGGCAGGAACGCTTCGTAGAGCCGTTTGGCCTTGGCGTTTCCCATCTCCTGAACACACTGGAGTATGCAAAATATAACCACAGTTATTAGAACGTTTGAGGAACATCAGGATGGTCTCACAACAGGTATGTTGGGtttttgggtgaaatttcagaATGACCCTAAAACGCTGTTGAGCAAGAAAACGTCCGCCAACCTGAACCTGCTCCTGTGTCCACTGGTCCAAGTTGACAGACTTGACTTTGGAGATGTGCACCCCGAGATTTCGATGAATACCCGCACATCTTATACAGATAAAGATCCCCAAATTCCACGAAGACCATCTAGGACCTGGAAGATAGATTGATTTAGAATCCTGAGAAACCATCATGAACAAAGAAAGGCTCTTAAAGAAGATGAGCTGAAGAGCAACGTGGGAAAGAATCCAATTATTTTTAGTCCAATTACGGACAGTCATGCCTGAGACCTCAATTACAAGACACAATTCCGCAGGGAACCCATCTAATCCTGTGTAAATCAGGCAGTGTCCTGACACATAGTCGCATCCAATAGGACAGGTTAGCCTATATAACCGAGACTGAGTGGGGAAAGAAGTAATACAAAAACACAGGCAATAAAGGCCGCACACGCTGGAGACCTGCAGGCATTTGAGTGTGCGCACACAGTTTGTGTGTTCCAGTGTATCATTAACTGTATTACTCCAGCAACAACATGATGTACAATCTGTGGTGGTTTGAAAAGAACAACCAAGATTTGGGCCAAGAAAACCCCTACAAAACTGTGAATAAAACCAATGTGAGGCTCACTTGTTGCTGCAgtgagtttattttagcactagATGGTGTAAAAGCTCTCGGATTGGTACTTCCTCAAATGCCCAATGAAAGAAGAAGTTTAGTACAGTACTTGTGGAGAGACCTTCCTCTTCCTGTGTCTGAACAAAGGCATCAAATCGCCGCTCAGTTATGTGATTGTTAAAATATATGTTGTCTTGTTTCCATGGGGAAATAATCCCCCCACCTGAGGCTTTTTGGGACAAAATGTGTGCACGGACGAGAGGTTAACAGACAAGCCTGTCTGGCTCAAGCATTAGCTGTCACGCTGGCTAATAATAGAATTACTGTGCAAATCCTGCTTAACTGTGACAAACACTTGTGAGGGATTATCAAATATGTGGAAAACTCGAATCCCTTTGTCCTCGGCTTTAATGCCTCCAATTTCTCTCCCTGGCCACCGTGTGATCTACTGCCTCTCGCACCTTTATCTCTTTGCCACAGTTTGACCTTTCTGTTCTCCCAACTGAATTACTGCAATTTCACACTCTTGTAGCCAACACTGCctttgttttattggatttggcCTCATAATAATAGAACTGGCCAATTTGTCTTGTAGATGGTTAAATGCATTGTGAAAACACTGAGagatctctatctatctatctatctatctatctatctatctatctatccatccatccatccatccatctgctaTTGAACTAGcgagccagctagctagctagcttgaacTAGCGAGccagctggctagctagctggctcgCTAATTCAATAACAAATCCGCATAATTTGTACAATTAGCAAAAAGAGTGAAGTATATCATTATTGACATATAACGAAAGCCCAAATGGCAGTGGCTAGCTTCAGCCTTATTGATATTCACAAAATGACACGTGTCATTGATAGCATGTGTCCTATGCACCAAAGGTCAGCTCATGAAGCTAATTATGGATGTGTGTTTTGTAAAGGTAGCATAGCAACCAGATAATCTCTGAGGTGGGGGAGGCATGAGATGACTTGGACATTTGCGGAATGAATCACACCTGCGCGCCGCACCGCAGCGGCACTCTTTAGTGGCGATCCGTAAGGCGTTTTGTATTGTTTGCTCAAACCATGTACACCTCCGGGTACAGTGAACAGAAATAGTCCGGGAGAGTAGGAGGCGAAGTCggaaaagaaatgaaatgtggGGCTTTAAAGTCGCCGCGTTTCTGGCTTTGCAAGACCAAGATATCTTAAAATATCACTGAACATTGCAGCAGTGAGAAGTACAGGTTAATGCCAGTGATTCTCAATCAGACAGGTGTGCCGCTGGACATCATCAAAAATTGGACCATAACACTATAAACATATATTGGATTTGCAATTGAGTAtagatgaaacaaaatggaagTAAAGTACCTAAAACATCAACACAATGCATCTAGCATGTACGCAATTATGAACCTGTGGTACATTAATTAACGACTGTAGTCAGAAGTTAAATTATTCACCACCTTGACAAAAAAGAGACTCATCAATAGCTATCATAAAAGCCTAAATAACATTCGAGGATGAACTGAAATTTTTGTCCCAATAAAAGTTGGAATTGCCTTGAGCACGACCCCAAAGAGGGTTTCCAGTGATGACTGATGACTCATTCTggagcaaaaaacaacaacaaaaacccattAAGTTTGGTTTAACAGCCATTAAATAGCAGAAGCGATGATGAGCGTTGTGCACAGAGGTTGATAATAAACTTTCTAAACACTGAATTCATTTGCAAAATACACAAACCCATTTTCGCCTCACTTGCTGGCTTACACATGCACGGGAGGGCCGCGAGTGCATATGGCTCATTAGCCGACATCCCACAAGGATAAACGCTACTTTCGGCTGTTAATCCCGCAGAGCTGCAGGTATTGTCAGAGTCTGTGCACTACTATCACCACTCAGACATGCGGCTCCGGCACAATGTTTTGACACGGGGATTTACTTGAGTAATGGAAGAAAATTCATGCGTAAATTGATATTTATTGTAAGTGTCACTCATATAAATGATCCTACCACAATGCAAAACAGTCAAAAACATCCAGATTTTATCTGATTGGTGACacatcacacatacacacacacacaattatccTCTACTTCCATTTCCCCGCACCTAAAGCCCTTCAGGACGCCCGAAGCTATCCAGTGACCCAGCAGTAGTAGCAGCCTATGCTAACAAGCAGATGGGCCCTGATTGATAATTTACTTACACTCTCACCATATGTGTTGCAATGTAAGGACCAACTGTGGTTGTAGTCATTCAATGAAATCTGTTCCCCATAATAAAGGGGGTTCACTGTATACACTATTAGGCAGGAGTGCAAACAAAAGAATATTGTACTCTCTCTACTCTGTATTCTCTTCGACTGTGTCGCCCTCTCCTTGACTGTGACTCAGGGGATGCACAGAGGAAAATCCCTATTGGCATCTGACACTATAAGACACGTGAGGCATGATGTCAACAGGTGATGTCGCCACGGCAACGCAAGACAGCCACTCATTCTGTTATAATGACAAAGTgtgccatttgttttgtttttgttgcgtgTAGTGCGCACATACCTGGCACCCTACCGGTGAATATTATATTTAAATTCAAGGATTGTGTTTTTGATTAAAAAGATAAAAGATGACCGCAACATCAAACTTAATTCGTCTGGGAAAGCtgagttaagcagaaaaatccacccgtttttatccatccaagggggcagccattttgtctccGTATGCCACtcactgtcgactgaaaatgacatcacagttaggctcagttaacgaccaatcatgggtcAACtagttcacaagctgagcccttagtccagtggtgtccaaactccggcccgggggccatttgcggcccgccgtcaatttttcagtggcccgcgacaaatgctaaaaatggcatttggctcagttcaaataaaataaacaaaacaaaaatgcttggagatggtcaaagtaagaagcgaGGGcaatcgaaaaacaggtgccattaaaggttattttagttcactaaaactaatgaaaaaaataaaactaaaatttaaaaaacaatattgttaccgaaataaaataaaaacaaaacaaaaaactaatactaatactgaaactaacaaactaagctaaaactaagcattttttttaagaactaataaaaactaacagaaccaccctgaaaactaataaaaactaactaaaatgaaaaattccaaaactataataaccctactgccatattacaaataaattggtttatatactgtatgccctgcgattggatgtcaaccagttcagggtgtaccccgcctactgcccaaagccagctgcgataggctccagcacgccccgcgacccttgtgatgaataagcggtcatgaaaatggatggatggatggatatactgtagcatttctctaaatatgcaaaagcacaaataaattagttgtacaatttttaggactaaacacaatttctcttcataacattttgtggcccttgcatccttctgattttctggatgtggccctcacatgaaaaagtttggacacccctgcttc
This portion of the Festucalex cinctus isolate MCC-2025b chromosome 19, RoL_Fcin_1.0, whole genome shotgun sequence genome encodes:
- the smap2 gene encoding stromal membrane-associated protein 2 isoform X2, whose product is MTVRNWTKNNWILSHVALQLIFFKSLSLFMMVSQDSKSIYLPGPRWSSWNLGIFICIRCAGIHRNLGVHISKVKSVNLDQWTQEQVQCVQEMGNAKAKRLYEAFLPECFQRPESDQSAENFIRDKYDKKKYMDKVIDIQMLRKEKSCENIPKEPVVFEKMKIKKDVSPKIDSQCVTDLLELDAPAPSPAVSNGVPGSNESPAVSNPVHPALDLFSHLSDPSSAKNTAASTFLPQSRVTASVPENLSLFLDPPHKKPEGTFRKLSKDSILSLYGSTPSMHVSSMAPPHGLYMNQMGYPTHPYGSYHSLAQAGGMGGAMAMSQVAMIGQQQNGLMAAQSGLAGVSQCMMGHQQNPGVMGQQQSGIMMQQQAAGMMAHPQAGSLTPLAQQQALGAQQLQWNIGQMTQHMSGMNLLPANSQPTGSAAAPSSAHMTAHVWK
- the smap2 gene encoding stromal membrane-associated protein 2 isoform X3; translation: MMTGKSVKDVDRYQSVLNSLLALEENKFCADCESKGPRWSSWNLGIFICIRCAGIHRNLGVHISKVKSVNLDQWTQEQVQCVQEMGNAKAKRLYEAFLPECFQRPESDQSAENFIRDKYDKKKYMDKVIDIQMLRKEKSCENIPKEPVVFEKMKIKKDVSPKIDSQCVTDLLELDAPAPSPAVSNGVPGSNESPAVSNPVHPALDLFSHLSDPSSAKNTAASTFLPQSRVTASVPENLSLFLDPPHKKPEGTFRKLSKDSILSLYGSTPSMHVSSMAPPHGLYMNQMGYPTHPYGSYHSLAQAGGMGGAMAMSQVAMIGQQQNGLMAAQSGLAGVSQCMMGHQQNPGVMGQQQSGIMMQQQAAGMMAHPQAGSLTPLAQQQALGAQQLQWNIGQMTQHMSGMNLLPANSQPTGSAAAPSSAHMTAHVWK
- the smap2 gene encoding stromal membrane-associated protein 2 isoform X1, producing MMTGKSVKDVDRYQSVLNSLLALEENKFCADCESKGPRWSSWNLGIFICIRCAGIHRNLGVHISKVKSVNLDQWTQEQVQCVQEMGNAKAKRLYEAFLPECFQRPESDQSAENFIRDKYDKKKYMDKVIDIQMLRKEKSCENIPKEPVVFEKMKIKKDVSPKIDSQCVTDLLELDAPAPSPAVSNGVPGSNESPAVSNPVHPALDLFSHLSDPSSAKNTAASTFLPQSRVTASVPENLSLFLDPPHKKPEGTFRKLSKDSILSLYGSTPSMHVSSMAPPHGLYMNQMGYPTHPYGSYHSLAQAGGMGGAMAMSQVAMIGQQQNGLMAAQSGLAGVSQCMMGHQQNPGVMGQQQSGIMMQQQAAGMMAHPQAGSLTPLAQQQALGAQQLQWNIGQARLCPN